The nucleotide window ggatgtaaatgtaaaaacaaatgtaaatccaGACCAGGGTTATTAtaataaactaaaattaaaaagataataGGCAGGGATGTATATTTTTAGTAAACtgaataaacatttattttaatctacGCTGTGGAAAAATCTAACAATATGTGGCGGCGACACATCGCTCGGCCTTGGCTTGGTAGCGTCACATTTCACCACGACACATTTCCTGGTTCgcctccataaacaacatgaaatcaagaaCTCTAtagctacagatttcccaccgtggtcagaaagcacaggggagacactttgtttctctcactatttgTATGAGACACAATATGTCTCTAGAGTCGGTACTCACTCCAAAGCTAATcacgtcactctctcacttgctctaccacacccacacacacacacacacacacacacacacacatatatgccggccctgctattctTTTAAAGagacgagacacacacacaccaacgcacagtATAAACTTCCAGCCACTAACGTAGGCTACGGTGAACGCTCTGCTTGGAGCCTCCTCAGAACCATAAAATCAAGCAGAATCGCAAAAATTCAACATTAAACATCATGGCCAACGTGTATTTTGTATGTTGAGACAATACACCTGGccctaacaaaaacaaactaaaactactGGAAATCaagaaatcaaaaaaaattCTGTGAAATTTCAAAAAGACCTATCATAACCCTGATCCAGACACAGAGTGCATGTTTCAGCCAGGTGGAAGGGTAATGATATTAACATCAACATTTCACAGTTTGTCACGACCCAGTGTCACGACCCAgtatcatgtactgtatgtcttacAAAGGCGGAGCTAGTTGCACAGACGCGTGGCTGAGGGGAGGGTCATTATTGTCAAACTGTATTCATTCTGTGGGAAACTGGAGCGTTCCATTTGCTCTTCATTGTAGATCGGTTTCTAAGATACACACCAGGGTTGTTTGGGTTTAGAGGAGTCACAGGAAAATAAATCTGGGATTGAAGACTCATGTTGGGCCCATTTACCTTGAGGTTCACCGTTGCCTCTTCGGCATTTGGAGCTCGCTTATGTTCCAGAGACGATGCTCCCAGCTGGTGAAGTCCATGTTTAGCCCGATGACAGCTGGGCTAGGCGCTGCAACGATTACTCTGCTAATTGATTAACTCTTTAAATGATCAATTCATGCAAAAATTGCAGAAATGCTGTCTTCATCTGGTCAGGTATGGAGATGTTTTGCTCTATTTTTGTTTCATATCATAAGAAACAGAACATCTTTGGGCTTCAGactgacaaaacaagaaatcaAAAGACCTCATCTTGGACTTTAAGAAACTGGGATGCcattttttctgcctttttatagAACAaacgattaatcgattaatcagaACAACTGGCAGAATAATTATGCAGCCTCATTTTTCAGCATGCTTGCTTAGAGCACTCTTTGGGGCAGATAGGCACTCATCCTGCACATTGGATTGCTTATGCATACACATGCAAAGTTCAGAGTCTATGCTCTGTTGTCTATCTCCTCTCCTCCTATCTCATCTTCTGGGAGAGCCTTTCAACAGAACCCACAcatttgcctgttttttttcaacttctgCGCAAAGAGTTACTGTGAAAACCAGGATTTACTCCATTACAGGTGTAGAGGTCTCCTAGCTCTGTGTCTTTGCAGAAAACAGCTCTGTTAAAATGAGAAGCCGCTGTGTTCACAGCATGATGGTCTAATGTTATAGCGCCACTCGAAAATAGACTTATGTGAAGTCACACCGCTTGTGCGATTGAAGATGTGTGAACGTTCCTTCTGCACTGAGAGCAGGCTGATGTGACAAGTGAAGGCTGTGAAGATGGTAGGCGCTAGCATCTGCTGCAATGTACCTTTTGAACTGGAATTTGCTCAtgtcatactgtacatgttatgCTTGTCATAACTTTTTGGCAGTGAGCAAACCTTTCTAATGAGAGTTGATCATTAACTGTGAGCGGCATGAGTACTTGTTACAGGGTGAGGATGACGCTCAGTGAACAGGGACTTAGTCTCACTTGCAAATTACCTGGCACGCCGTTCCAGTGAAAATGTAGTCATCAATAACCCAGCCACAGTCACTGGCAGACTAACTCACAAATTTATGCTGTACTTttgcaacacacacaagcaaaggCAACTAAATGAACAATCAACTCACTCTCTTTCCCTGCTGTCCTGCAAACCACATTTGAGGTTTATTCCTGCAAGTGGTTACTAGAGTAGAAACTGGACGTCTCTGAGACCGTTTTAGAGACGCTCTGGAGCGATGACCCGTTGGAGGTGAGGTCCAAGGAGGAGCTATGTGGTCTGGCCCCGACCGCAGCTCCACCGTGCCGTGGACCTGCTATTGCCTTGACCCTTGGCGGCTCCATGTCATCCCCAACCTGGGTCACAGTGGACACGGTGGTCTCCATCCGGCTGGCCCTGAAAACACTTGTCTGGGTCTGAAGGTAACGAGTGGACTTGAGTTCCAGGCCTTCATAAGAGCCTCGCGGGACGCAGGGGCAGAAGCGGAATGCTTGTTTAAAACCAGCACGAAACCTGTGCAAGAAAAACAAGATTATTCTCATTTAGATTGGTTtatgtgcacatttaaaaacaatgaaaactaaCCTATGATAGAATAGAGAGCATACAATTATTGTTTTAGTAATGGCTGGCTCAACCACCAGGGCTGAAAATATACCTGCCAATATACAGCaggagaaaaaccaagagaggaTTGTGTGTCTCTAGATCAGGGAAacatattaatctttaatgAAAAAGTGGATTTTGCATTATATTTCCCCTGTAAGTGATGTCATCACTTCACCCTTCCTGAAACGTCCAGATTTTTCCTCAGTTTTATGGTGATACTAACTTGTAACAGAATAGGTACAGTAGTTAACTACACTTAAATTCCTCCCAAAAAGTCCAGATTAATCCTCAGTAGATTACCCTGTAATAATACAATAGGTACCCATTAGGAAAGAAATAACTACAGAATACACAAATATTTGTAAGATCCCAAATTGTTACGCCCTTATTCTATGATTTCACATCTTTTTCCCCTATACCTAAATATGATAAGTATTGGTATATAATCTACTAGTAAACCTAACTTCGGAATAGGTACGCTGTTTGTTGCGGGTTGTAATCTAAAGCGTTACCAAAGAGTTTTGATGTAGCTTTTGCTAAACACCAGCAATTGTGGCAACAGTGGGTAACTGACATTACTGAGTTGCAGGAAGCTCTTTTCAGGGTAAAATCTCTCGTAAGACCAATTTGCACTACCTACCTagaaacaaactttttttaaacgtaaCTTTATTCTATGAGTGTGGACCTTGTGtattatttcaaatgtgtaTTAGGTCAAtgaaaacagactttttttaaatgttaacgTGTGAATTAGAGACTAGCAGGTAAACAAAGttgagcatttagcagcttaaAAGCCAAAAACTTTGACTGCTagacaaacaaaaatcaatTGATGCAGAGTTCAAGCATACAGACTGTCCATTTTGTATCTTCTTATTATTAACAACACAATTGCATTACATTCCTTAGTACAGTTGGTTTTACTGTTGTAGACTGTAACATTTCCATTTTGAAGTAGCAGCCCTATGGAGTTCTGGATAAGATATGCACTTTGATTTAGTGTATCTGTGTGCACATTTTGAAAGTTAGAAAGTGTCAAATTAAAAGCGTACCAGGGTAGGAAGGCATTATGTCCTTACAATTACTGGTAAGCTTTACATGTCTAACATTTGTGCAGGAAGTGTTGACATTTATTGACAACAGCAAACCTAAAAAGGAATGAATTAGTGTGTATTTCTGTTAAAACAACACAGTTAATTTAAAATTGctatgtttttgttaaatgtaaaaataaaaattggagCAGATCATAAAACAGGGAGGCTTCTTTCTAATATATGATAAAGCATACGGTCGCTGTCTGTAAACCGGGTTCACATGGGGGCCTGGTTCTCTCTGCAAttgaaatatttgaaaatctACACTAagtgagtaagtaagtaagtaagtaagtaagtaaagtttatttgtatagtatCTTTCAccgataaaaatcacaaagtgcttcacaataaaatgtcatacaataaaacaaattaaaatacaagaaaatgtaaatacaaattgaaaacataaatggactgtttttttatacgactactcaaagcgcttttacacagtacaggaacccttcacacacattctcatcagatagacattcacacacattcgtTACACTCCGCTGCGCAACATCAGGGTTAAATGTCTTGCACTTCCACATGTAACAACATCCATTTAATTCTGTACACATCCTCCAGATATTATAGATCCAGTAAAGCATTCATGGAGCgcaacctttaaaaaaatgtgtttgtctcACAAAATGCGGTTGAAAAATAGTTTGTCCTTCCACTCTCTGGTCATACAGGTCTACAAATAGAGTTAACACCCCCTGACGTCATCGTCAgcatcatcaccaccatcaccatAGGATTGAATACCAATCATACAATTCTAATTAGTTTGATGATCATGCAATGCAGTTTACAAGAATCCCAGAGAAATAAAATCCCACAACACTGATCCTCTACTAAATCAGTATTTACATATTCAGCAGTCATTTCTTTTTCCATCttcacaccaacaacaacaggcaATTTGGAAATTTGTCCAAACTGACAAGAGTAATTACTATATGGCTGATACAGTGTACGGTGGCTAACAGAGATTAGGGGTGGGGTGTCACGGTCAGCCCGTGACTTATGGTTTGTTAGTTCTTTTCCGCTCTGTTGCGTTtgtcctgtgtctgtgtggttgtgGGAGTGGTTTCGGGGTCATCTTGGGGCACCTCGATCTTTCGGTTCATGGCTATCCTATCTACTCTGCTCAAAGACTCTCCTGACATCCAGCGCCAGATACTTTTCTGCTATCCATGTGGTAACTACCCTCAGCCGACTAAGTATCTCACGTATGATCTACTTGCTTAGACTTAGACCTTTAAGTAATTgtgctttgtttatttttctacttTAGTATATTTTTGGATTGGAGTTCCTAAATGCTCCCTGCCTTGCATCCCCACCATGCCATGCCACACCACCAGCTCTGGATTCCCAACCACTCCCCTCAACCTTGCCAACCAAACCAACTTACTCTTTGTCTATAAAGATTAATACAAATCTTGTTACACCTTCTACTTCTGAGTCTGCGTGTGAGTCCAGATAAACTGAAAATCTACCATTGGGGAAataatcgatacagcatagtattgtgaTAATTTCAGTGACAATACTGTGTTGATACATAGACGCCAAGTAttgtcatactgtatatgtgttggtcagtttgtctgcttgacaatcctgttttgcaacaatgaaattgaagtgagatgaacaaacagagaaatttatctttttagacaaaacaGATTTTGACAAAAATTTGAAGTGGGAAAAAAGGTAATTAATGCAATATGTTTataatcgcaataatattgtattgtgacaaACAATGGGGATCGAAGATTTGAGCACCCTAGGtacatttttgtattaatgtgcataaagaagccaagaaaagatggaaacatctccaaaaggcatcaaatgacagattagacattcgtataatatgtcacaaaaagttagatttttttcccatcatttacactttcaaaagaacagaaaacaaaaaagggcgtctgcaaaagtttgggcaccctgcagagtttctagcatgcaccgccccctttggaaagttgagacctgacagtgtcatggattgttctcaatcatcatctggaaagaccaggtgatgtcaatcttacggttttaaatgcccagactcatctgaccttgccacaacaatcagcaccatgggttcttctaagcagttgctTAGAAAAacgaaactgaaaatagttgacgcacacaaagcaggagaagtcTATGAGagagcaaagcgttttcagatgccaatatcctctgttcagaatgtaattaagaaatggcagtcatcaggaacagtggaagttataGCAAGATCTGGTAgatcaagaaaaatatcagacagaacagctcaaaggattgtgagaaaagcaagtccaaacccacgtttgactgcacgatccatccagaaagacctggcagacactggagttgtgctacacccttccactataaagagataattGTGCAAACaaggtcttcatggaagagtcatcagaagaaaatcTCTTCTACGTCCTTCATACAAAAATAAGattttgaagtttgcaaataaacatatagacaagcctgatgtattgtggaaacaagttctgtggatcgatgaggttaaaatagaactttttggccgcaaCGAGCAAAGGTAcctttggagaagaaagggcacagatttaaggaaaagaacctctgtccaactgttaagcatgggggggtggatcaatcatgctttggggttatattccagccagtggcacaggggacatttcacgagtagaaggtgtgtaaaagctgaagttaaagagaggatgtcttctacaaatagataatgatcctaaacacacctcaaaatccacggtggattacaccaggaggcgtaaactgaaggttttgccatggccttcacaatctcctgacctcagcataattaaaaatctatggatagaccttaaaagagcagtgcgtgacagacagcccagaaattgcaaagatacctcaaacaagacttgaaagactcttggctggctacaagaagcgtttccaagctgtgatacttgccaaagggggcagtacaaggtattaactctgcagggtgcccaaacctttgcagacgccatattttgaaagtgtaaatgatgaaaataaaatcaatttttttgtgacttataatacgtcatttgatgccttttggagatttttccatcttttcttggcttctttatgcacattgactgaattttttacctggggtgcccaaccTCTCAAACCCCACTGATGATATCGcatcgtgaggcctctggtgattcccacccttaATAGAgatgtattgtaaaaaaaaaaaaaaggcaagacTGTATGTAACTGAAACATTCTTGaaaaattaacacaaaacaacGTATATTGAAAGACTCATTTTACCCGTACTTGATGTTAGTATGACATAAACCATAAAAGGAAGAGATGACAGAAATAAGAATTACGCTTGAGATAAAGAAAACCCCAGTGGCTGGCGACTGGATGAAAACACCTTATCTCAAtaaacacatgcagacagacaTACAGGGTGAAAAGTGTAGAAGGGAGGAAAAGGGACTTCGTAAATTGCTTTGAGGGATGGCAGGAGACTGCTTGAAAATGAGAGTAGAGGGTCGCAATTGGTCAcgcatttaaatttaaattgtcTGAGCTGCTAAAGACAAAAGACAGTAGTTATCCTGTACAGTGTGAAATCTCATTTCTCCGACAGCACAATGGCAATTAACAGGCGGCCACAATGCAAGGCAGTgggagagcattgattaaacaCAACAAGCAGAGGTGGCCATCTGTCTTTATTTTACAAACAAGTATTGAATTCATGCTAATAACAGTAAATTGTTGATGGTCACAGTGGGATTTAGCAAGTTTCAGAGATGCATTTTAGAGTTTGCAGCTTATTCTAAATCTTTGACGTGCAGAGAGTTTTGTGTGGTGATGTcaagggggtggggtggggggcaaattgtatgtgttgtttgtttcaaaaaataaaaaattcttaatcacaaaaaataaaggaGAACATTACCTTTTCACAATCTTTTAATAGCAGCACCaattaataatgtatcctttattagtcccgcaaggggaaattacaatttacactgttattacacacattatacacaggcccgaattacacacacatgctcagtacctatacatgcactaaatggagagatgtcagagtgggggggctgcccatagaAAGGCGCCGCAAGCAGTTGGGGGTGCGGTGCCTTgcaccagcgaccctccggttcccaacccaactccctatggactgagctactgccactatATTGTAACTGTAATGAATAAAAGACAAGATGATTCAATTCATGAAGTTATGAATAGTGCAATGAAACACTTCACCAGGGGAGGAAATTAATtagtaataatacatttgaattatttactCCAAGTACTCCAGTATTCAAATAATGGCCAAGTCTCAAATACCATCAACAACACTATGAATAAAAACTATTGGTGCATACCAACAATACAATGATACAGTAATTGCTTTTACTTAGCCGCTCTTTCATTTGGTGTAAAATTACTGTCAATGAAACTCAACACTTCCTGCACATTTTAAACTTAAAAGCCTTTACACAACTCTTCTGGAGTACCAGTGCTTTATTCACCACACATTTTTCTCTAACTCCCCTTTTGTCCATCAACTTGATATTGTTTTAGAAATTAGTATGGGTTATCCATGTGTatgaggagatggaggagattTAAACATCTATAGAGTTAGCTTCTCCGTATTAGAAAATGGAGATTCAAACCtgaaatgttgtattttcttAAGCGTGTTTTAAAAAGTTGGTTGTACTGTTGTAGACTGTAACAGTTTCATTTTGAAGTAGCAGCTCTATGGAGTTCTGGATAAGCTATGCACTTTAATTTAGTGTAGCTATGTACACATTTTGAAAGTTAGAAAGTGTCAAATTAAAAGCATACCAGGGTAGGAAGGCATTATGCCCTTACAATTGCTGGTAAGCTTTACATGTCTAACATCTGTGCAGGAAGTGTTGACATTTATTGACAACAGCAAACCATAAAAGGAATGAATTAGTGAGTATTTCTGTTAAAACAACACAGTGATTTTAAAATTGCTATGTTTTTGTTAATCATAAAACAGGGAGGCTTCTTTCTAATATACGGTCTCTGCCTCTAATATAAACCGGGTTCACATTGGGGCCTGGTTCTCTCTGCAAATATTATAATCTACAcattataatatttaaaaatctacactcacctaaaggattattaggaacacctgttcaatttctcattaatgcaattatctaatcaaccaatcacatggcagttgcttcaatgcattttggGGTGttgtcctggtcaagacaaactcctgaactccaaactgaatgtcacaatgggaaagaaaggtgattttagcaattttgagcgtggcatggttgttggtgccagacgagccggtctgagtatttcacaacctgctcagttactgggattttcacgcacaaccatttttagggtttacaaagaatggtgtgaaaagggaaaacatttcCACATTAACTTTCTTCAGTCTGATATCAGTTCACCCCCTCACCATCTGCGTCGCCACTTCCGATTGTCTCCAAAATATGCGTAGGCATGGAGCTCCAGGACATAGCtgaatgttaaaaacacagCCTAAGCGTCCTGAGTTTCTCTTGACAGACGGCCTAATCACCACTGTGCTCTTTATCTAGATTTGACTTTTCGGAGGCAACGGTGTTTCGTTTCATCTGAGTTTAGAAGCAATTTTGTCACTAACCCACTGTTAGTACTGGTCAAACATTGATTACCTCTGAGACCAAGGTCATTTGTTACAAATCATTGCTGTCTGTTTCCTTTCTATAAAAAGTTTGTAAAACATCACCCTGTTTGTCTACATCAACCCTATGAACATCATTTGTTTCATTCAAACGGACTATTAGAATACTCATCGTGCTGCATCCCTTGAATGTAAACGGTTGTAAACCAAagacaaattaataataaaacagaacatgaatctcacacacagacagcataAATCTAATCCAATCCTCCTCTCTAAAAACACTTCTACTATGTCTTGGAAGTCAAAAGTAAGAAATACAAATTTAACCTTGGCAGTGACAAAATAGCTAAATTTATGCAAAAAACTTCCCGATTCTTTGCCCTCATGACACtccataaataatacattcattTTTACACCAAAAATATGACCACAACATTTTGTGTTGTCTGAACACGTTCATCCTATATATTTGGAGTAATCCAGTGCAAAAAGGACACACTATTACATTTATGCAATAAATGGAAAACATGACAGCTAGCGCAGCATGACTGAAATTGAGTAAAtatggacatcaagtggatACATCCGTATCTACAGTTTGATATATGCTCACCAACCCTGAAAAGGCCAAAGTTCCATACTGGATAGAAAATCTCTGTAAAGGCTAGAAAGACACAAGAACGCCACCGTCGCCGGAAGCGTCAACTTTCTGCAGGAGAATTGTGTATCTCTATCTGTTACTGTGCACATATTAAAATAAGAGATGCCGTTTTGTATCGTGTATGATAGTCACACGTAAATAAGACCGTTAGAGGACTCATTTCTTAATGAGCAGTTTAGTTCATCCGCATACAGATGGTAAGGTATGTCCTAAATTCTGTCTTAGAAGAAATATGTACAAAGATGAACAAATGGTCCCAAGCCAGATCCCTGAGGTACCCCACACGACGTCCCTCTGAGTTTCAGACATGCTCTGATTTTATCTTCACTCACACTTCTACCAGAAGGTGGATGAAACCTTTTAAAACGGATTCCAGACATCCCATTCAGGTCACAAAAGTCTATTTAATCCCCCTGTATGATCAACATGTCAAACTCAAGAAGGTTCACTAGGCGCAAAACTGTATATTCTTTAGTAGTCATCTGACTCATAAGATCACTACAAACTTTCACGTAGTGCAGTTTCC belongs to Etheostoma spectabile isolate EspeVRDwgs_2016 chromosome 5, UIUC_Espe_1.0, whole genome shotgun sequence and includes:
- the LOC116689714 gene encoding substance-P receptor; translation: MGWAYLVVGLTLWASEIPGDSSDRYKEQLTAKRKVVKMMIVVVCTFANCWLPYHVFFLLHQFFPDMFIERFIQQVYLAIMWLAMSSTMYNPIIYCCLNDRFRAGFKQAFRFCPCVPRGSYEGLELKSTRYLQTQTSVFRASRMETTVSTVTQVGDDMEPPRVKAIAGPRHGGAAVGARPHSSSLDLTSNGSSLQSVSKTVSETSSFYSSNHLQE